The following proteins come from a genomic window of Montipora foliosa isolate CH-2021 unplaced genomic scaffold, ASM3666993v2 scaffold_249, whole genome shotgun sequence:
- the LOC137986606 gene encoding uncharacterized protein isoform X1 → MRKGMMQTRVSSRYNTTGQTNEYNKDTSVTTDMKQMQNPFLNLHPKLYHRQKNSSKIVTIGHDREMERGSQTTLRSSKITSNDNGHVHNGEKTVGTNICQNDQLKKEENLDIDLILNRKVAYLNQRNISLTTDRSASGEMKLLFPLISTPINFSRENHGLLDPSFKHSRESRQDTFPRIRCGSFISMDCEDKKQKIERHKRNRSSQRRTCGPCVSQDKSWTSAENSECLPCVNDRDNKNLHLHDPMYKTDYRTCKSNNMSYIIRPTKLENKGDIGAQSRNKNRTNSEWNSQEYTNDDVMVLKAKLHRSSFV, encoded by the coding sequence GTATGATGCAGACCAGGGTTTCGTCTCGGTATAACACCACTGGACAAACCAATGAGTATAACAAGGACACTTCAGTGACGACTGACATGAAGCAAATGCAAAATCCTTTCCTAAATCTTCACCCTAAACTATACCACAGACAGAAAAACTCTTCCAAAATAGTAACAATAGGACACGACAGAGAGATGGAAAGGGGCTCGCAAACTACGTTGAGGTCATCAAAAATAACATCCAATGATAACGGGCATGTTCATAATGGAGAAAAGACAGTGGGAACAAACATTTGTCAAAATGATCAACTTAAAAAAGAAGAGAATTTAGACATCGACTTGATATTGAATAGAAAGGTCGCGTACCTGAACCAGAGAAACATTTCTCTAACTACGGACAGATCGGCATCCGGAGAAATGAAATTACTATTTCCGTTGATTTCAACGCCAATCAATTTCAGCAGAGAGAATCATGGGTTGCTCGATCCTAGTTTCAAGCATTCGCGTGAAAGTCGACAGGACACCTTTCCTCGAATACGGTGTGGAAGTTTTATTTCAATGGACTGCGAAGATAAGAAACAGAAGATAGAACGGCACAAAAGAAATCGGAGCAGTCAAAGGAGAACTTGTGGACCTTGTGTGTCACAGGACAAGTCATGGACGAGTGCAGAGAATTCCGAGTGCCTTCCTTGTGTAAATGACAGAGACAATAAAAATCTACACCTCCATGATCCAATGTATAAGACTGATTACCGAACTTGCAAATCAAATAATATGTCTTATATTATACGTCCGACGAAACTAGAAAACAAAGGAGACATCGGAGCACAGtcaagaaataaaaacagaacCAACAGTGAATGGAACAGTCAAGAATACACCAATGACGATGTTATGGTTCTGAAGGCTAAACTTCATCGCTCTTCTTTTGTTTAA
- the LOC137986606 gene encoding uncharacterized protein isoform X2, whose protein sequence is MSGMMQTRVSSRYNTTGQTNEYNKDTSVTTDMKQMQNPFLNLHPKLYHRQKNSSKIVTIGHDREMERGSQTTLRSSKITSNDNGHVHNGEKTVGTNICQNDQLKKEENLDIDLILNRKVAYLNQRNISLTTDRSASGEMKLLFPLISTPINFSRENHGLLDPSFKHSRESRQDTFPRIRCGSFISMDCEDKKQKIERHKRNRSSQRRTCGPCVSQDKSWTSAENSECLPCVNDRDNKNLHLHDPMYKTDYRTCKSNNMSYIIRPTKLENKGDIGAQSRNKNRTNSEWNSQEYTNDDVMVLKAKLHRSSFV, encoded by the coding sequence GTATGATGCAGACCAGGGTTTCGTCTCGGTATAACACCACTGGACAAACCAATGAGTATAACAAGGACACTTCAGTGACGACTGACATGAAGCAAATGCAAAATCCTTTCCTAAATCTTCACCCTAAACTATACCACAGACAGAAAAACTCTTCCAAAATAGTAACAATAGGACACGACAGAGAGATGGAAAGGGGCTCGCAAACTACGTTGAGGTCATCAAAAATAACATCCAATGATAACGGGCATGTTCATAATGGAGAAAAGACAGTGGGAACAAACATTTGTCAAAATGATCAACTTAAAAAAGAAGAGAATTTAGACATCGACTTGATATTGAATAGAAAGGTCGCGTACCTGAACCAGAGAAACATTTCTCTAACTACGGACAGATCGGCATCCGGAGAAATGAAATTACTATTTCCGTTGATTTCAACGCCAATCAATTTCAGCAGAGAGAATCATGGGTTGCTCGATCCTAGTTTCAAGCATTCGCGTGAAAGTCGACAGGACACCTTTCCTCGAATACGGTGTGGAAGTTTTATTTCAATGGACTGCGAAGATAAGAAACAGAAGATAGAACGGCACAAAAGAAATCGGAGCAGTCAAAGGAGAACTTGTGGACCTTGTGTGTCACAGGACAAGTCATGGACGAGTGCAGAGAATTCCGAGTGCCTTCCTTGTGTAAATGACAGAGACAATAAAAATCTACACCTCCATGATCCAATGTATAAGACTGATTACCGAACTTGCAAATCAAATAATATGTCTTATATTATACGTCCGACGAAACTAGAAAACAAAGGAGACATCGGAGCACAGtcaagaaataaaaacagaacCAACAGTGAATGGAACAGTCAAGAATACACCAATGACGATGTTATGGTTCTGAAGGCTAAACTTCATCGCTCTTCTTTTGTTTAA
- the LOC137986606 gene encoding uncharacterized protein isoform X3 yields the protein MMQTRVSSRYNTTGQTNEYNKDTSVTTDMKQMQNPFLNLHPKLYHRQKNSSKIVTIGHDREMERGSQTTLRSSKITSNDNGHVHNGEKTVGTNICQNDQLKKEENLDIDLILNRKVAYLNQRNISLTTDRSASGEMKLLFPLISTPINFSRENHGLLDPSFKHSRESRQDTFPRIRCGSFISMDCEDKKQKIERHKRNRSSQRRTCGPCVSQDKSWTSAENSECLPCVNDRDNKNLHLHDPMYKTDYRTCKSNNMSYIIRPTKLENKGDIGAQSRNKNRTNSEWNSQEYTNDDVMVLKAKLHRSSFV from the coding sequence ATGATGCAGACCAGGGTTTCGTCTCGGTATAACACCACTGGACAAACCAATGAGTATAACAAGGACACTTCAGTGACGACTGACATGAAGCAAATGCAAAATCCTTTCCTAAATCTTCACCCTAAACTATACCACAGACAGAAAAACTCTTCCAAAATAGTAACAATAGGACACGACAGAGAGATGGAAAGGGGCTCGCAAACTACGTTGAGGTCATCAAAAATAACATCCAATGATAACGGGCATGTTCATAATGGAGAAAAGACAGTGGGAACAAACATTTGTCAAAATGATCAACTTAAAAAAGAAGAGAATTTAGACATCGACTTGATATTGAATAGAAAGGTCGCGTACCTGAACCAGAGAAACATTTCTCTAACTACGGACAGATCGGCATCCGGAGAAATGAAATTACTATTTCCGTTGATTTCAACGCCAATCAATTTCAGCAGAGAGAATCATGGGTTGCTCGATCCTAGTTTCAAGCATTCGCGTGAAAGTCGACAGGACACCTTTCCTCGAATACGGTGTGGAAGTTTTATTTCAATGGACTGCGAAGATAAGAAACAGAAGATAGAACGGCACAAAAGAAATCGGAGCAGTCAAAGGAGAACTTGTGGACCTTGTGTGTCACAGGACAAGTCATGGACGAGTGCAGAGAATTCCGAGTGCCTTCCTTGTGTAAATGACAGAGACAATAAAAATCTACACCTCCATGATCCAATGTATAAGACTGATTACCGAACTTGCAAATCAAATAATATGTCTTATATTATACGTCCGACGAAACTAGAAAACAAAGGAGACATCGGAGCACAGtcaagaaataaaaacagaacCAACAGTGAATGGAACAGTCAAGAATACACCAATGACGATGTTATGGTTCTGAAGGCTAAACTTCATCGCTCTTCTTTTGTTTAA